A genomic stretch from Aedes albopictus strain Foshan chromosome 2, AalbF5, whole genome shotgun sequence includes:
- the LOC134286462 gene encoding uncharacterized protein LOC134286462 codes for MTEKKIKEKVKKRERIVASLQRHAQFLGSFNPDIHTGEVQSRLDKIEAKFEEFEEVQEEIAELDAEGIYEEDCTTAYEEFEKLYYRLRAALLAKLPTEETAVELNNTLARNGQHVGAHTGVRLPQISLPEFDGDYKGWLSFKPTYVSLIHDSGELSDVQKFHYLKSALKGEAAILIESLTLTNGNYSIAWSTITKRYSNEYLLKKRHLQALMEYPKVEKESSVALHALVDEFEQRLKILKQLGEKTDEWGAMIVHWMCSKLDTQTLQLWEDHAASTKDPTFTILVNFLEKRTRVLEAVSSNVELKGSSQKVEFKRQKVTVHAATEGERCGSVCCCCGDSHFLGRCSKFSKMSLKEKLQFVNSKRLCSNCLKSGHWVRDCSSKFSCRECGKKHNSLIHPGFPLSSSGIGSSDQPVSKPEKTRNEKSVVTNVAASGVESEDEGDQGAIGTYNVGFKGGKTSNVLLSTVVLVIRDQHGGKQMARALLDNGSQANIMSERLCQMLSLKRRTINVPISGVGEAETRARFLVNSTVSSRVQDFSVGMEFLVLQKVTSELPSAHIPVAHWKIPKDIQLADPNFNISNRIDLLIGAEHFYRFLFERNTKRITLGPGLPMLINSVFGWIVTGKVSDASTQAVSCCVAAAPDNLEAQLHRFWEVESNDNRPAWSKEEQDSEDHFQRTFSRTKEGRYVVRLPKHVNFDQMLGESRTMALSRYKRLEQQLGWNTEKRLQYNAFMQEYLDLGHMREVNSAELLQETTAANPRKVYYLPHHAVLKESSTTTKVRVVFDGSARTDSGFSLNDALLKGPVIQDELLSLLLRFRKHEVALVGDVEKMYRQVQVHVDDTSLQRVFFRFSADEPIKVYELSTVTYGLTPSSFLAIRALHQLAADEGAECPEAAEAIIEDFYVDDYIGGASSVDEAIQLQNNLDTLMKKGGFALRKWCSNKPEVLAGIPADQLGTNLSYSFEINPDDKVKTLGITWEPGTDQLRFLYDSMNSEQKWTRRSILSSIARLFDPLGLISPVIVTAKMLMQELALLSTEWDACVPVNIEEKWKAFHSQLDKISEMRINRFAFISNWVDIQFHCFADASTLAYGACLYVRTMDSAGNVWIELLASKSRVAPLKRLTLPRLELCAAKEAALLHSKVTKSLSMEKVANTTPWADAWADAYRVVMAKTKGSSAPSKRSLETLQKIVETPFPRHDTRPRNPYPGAKNVQSEVAIVLRLPSPSHQSRLQIPAITVVLVLQSNMVTGASDLSLQASFHLTLKIHPLTNSHVIDMFG; via the exons ATGACTGAGAAGAAAATTAAAGAAAAGGTCAAAAAGCGGGAGCGTATTGTCGCATCATTACAGCGACATGCACAATTTCTGGGCAGTTTCAACCCAGATATTCATACGGGGGAAGTTCAGTCAAGACTGGACAAGATTGAGGCAAAGTTTGAAGAGTTTGAGGAGGTTCAAGAAGAAATCGCAGAGCTGGACGCGGAAGGGATCTATGAGGAGGACTGCACCACGGCCTACGAGGAATTCGAGAAGCTGTACTATCGTTTACGGGCGGCTTTGCTGGCAAAACTACCAACGGAGGAGACTGCTGTTGAGCTGAACAACACGTTAGCGCGGAATGGTCAACATGTAGGGGCGCACACTGGTGTTCGTCTGCCGCAGATTTCTCTACCGGAGTTCGACGGCGACTACAAGGGATGGCTGTCGTTCAAGCCAACGTACGTGTCGCTGATTCACGATTCTGGGGAGCTAAGTGACGTGCAGAAGTTCCATTACCTGAAGTCAGCGCTTAAAGGGGAAGCAGCCATACTTATCGAATCGCTAACGCTTACCAACGGTAACTATTCGATTGCTTGGAGCACGATTACGAAGCGGTATTCCAACGAGTACCTGTTGAAGAAGAGGCATTTGCAGGCACTGATGGAGTACCCGAAAGTGGAAAAGGAGTCGTCTGTGGCTCTTCATGCTCTGGTGGATGAATTCGAACAGCGGCTGAAGATTCTGAAGCAGTTGGGAGAGAAGACGGACGAGTGGGGTGCGATGATCGTTCATTGGATGTGCTCCAAGCTGGATACGCAGACACTTCAGCTTTGGGAAGACCACGCAGCGTCTACAAAGGATCCGACGTTCACGATTCTAGTGAATTTTTTGGAAAAGCGGACAAGGGTTTTAGAAGCAGTTTCATCGAATGTTGAATTGAAAGGCAGTTCGCAGAAGGTGGAATTCAAGCGTCAAAAGGTGACCGTTCACGCTGCTACAGAAGGGGAAAGATGTGGTTCAGTCTGCTGTTGTTGTGGGGATTCGCATTTCTTGGGCCGGTGTAGTAAATTTTCTAAAATGTCACTGAAAGAGAAGCTGCAGTTTGTGAACAGCAAAAGGCTTTGCAGCAATTGCTTGAAGTCTGGCCATTGGGTACGCGATTGTTCATCAAAGTTTAGCTGTCGTGAGTGTGGAAAAAAGCATAATTCACTGATTCATCCCGGATTTCCGTTGAGCAGCAGCGGTATTGGAAGCAGTGATCAGCCGGTGAGCAAACCGGAGAAGACACGGAACGAAAAATCGGTGGTAACTAACGTGGCGGCTAGCGGGGTAGAATCTGAAGACGAAGGCGATCAAGGAGCGATTGGAACATACAACGTAGGATTCAAGGGCGGGAAAACTTCGAATGTACTACTGTCAACGGTTGTACTGGTCATTCGGGACCAGCACGGAGGGAAACAGATGGCTCGAGCATTATTGGACAACGGTTCGCAAGCCAACATCATGAGTGAGAGGTTGTGCCAGATGCTTAGCCTGAAACGACGGACGATAAACGTGCCAATTAGCGGTGTTGGTGAAGCAGAAACACGAGCCAGATTCCTAGTGAACTCCACAGTTAGCTCACGGGTTCAGGACTTCTCAGTGGGGATGGAATTCTTAGTGCTTCAGAAGGTAACGTCGGAGTTGCCATCAGCGCACATACCCGTGGCACACTGGAAGATTCCAAAGGATATTCAATTGGCTGATCCAAACTTCAACATCAGCAATCGGATTGATCTTTTGATTGGAGCAGAGCACTTCTACAGGTTCCTGTTCGAGCGGAATACAAAACGGATCACGTTGGGCCCGGGACTACCTATGCTGATTAACTCGGTATTCGGTTGGATAGTCACGGGGAAGGTTTCTGATGCTTCAACTCAAGCAGTTAGCTGTTGCGTGGCGGCGGCTCCAGACAACTTGGAAGCCCAGTTGCACAGGTTTTGGGAGGTCGAAAGCAATGATAATCGGCCAGCTTGGTCGAAAGAGGAACAGGACAGCGAGGATCATTTTCAGCGGACGTTCAGCCGCACGAAGGAAGGTCGGTACGTTGTACGTTTACCAAAGCACGTGAATTTCGATCAGATGCTTGGTGAATCTCGCACGATGGCTCTATCCAGATACAAGAGACTAGAGCAACAACTAGGATGGAACACAGAGAAGCGCTTGCAGTATAATGCCTTCATGCAGGAATATCTAGATCTTGGGCATATGAGAGAGGTTAACAGCGCGGAGCTATTGCAGGAGACGACAGCAGCAAACCCCCGGAAGGTGTATTACCTGCCGCATCACGcggttttgaaggaatccagcaCTACAACAAAAGTTCGTGTTGTTTTCGATGGATCGGCCAGAACGGACAGCGGTTTTTCGTTGAACGACGCGCTTCTGAAAGGTCCTGTCATTCAGGACGAGCTTCTCAGCCTTCTTTTGCGGTTTCGGAAGCACGAAGTGGCGCTTGTTGGAGACGTTGAAAAGATGTACCGGCAGGTGCAGGTACACGTTGATGATACCAGTTTGCAGcgcgtcttttttcgattttctgCGGACGAACCCATAAAGGTATACGAGCTATCAACCGTCACATATGGGTTGACGCCTTCATCATTCTTGGCGATACGCGCTTTACATCAACTGGCGGCAGATGAAGGAGCTGAATGCCCGGAAGCAGCTGAAGCTATAATTGAAGACTTTTATGTCGATGACTACATCGGAGGAGCATCCAGCGTAGATGAGGCCATCCAGCTCCAAAACAATCTCGATACGCTGATGAAGAAAGGAGGGTTCGCGTTACGAAAATGGTGCTCCAATAAGCCGGAAGTTCTAGCCGGGATCCCGGCAGATCAACTTGGAACCAATTTATCCTATTCCTTCGAAATAAACCCGGACGACAAGGTGAAGACTTTGGGAATCACCTGGGAACCTGGGACAGACCAATTGCGGTTTTTGTATGACTCCATGAACAGCGAGCAGAAGTGGACGAGAAGAAGCATCCTGTCATCGATAGCTAGATTATTCGATCCGCTGGGATTGATATCACCAGTGATCGTTACAGCAAAAATGCTAATGCAAGAGCTCGCGTTGCTTAGCACAGAATGGGATGCATGTGTTCCCGTTAACATCGAAGAGAAGTGGAAAGCGTTCCACTCACAACTAGACAAAATCTCGGAAATGCGAATCAACCGATTCGCTTTCATCTCCAATTGGGTGGATATCCAATTCCACTGCTTCGCTGACGCTTCAACCCTAGCGTACGGGGCGTGTTTATATGTACGGACGATGGATTCAGCGGGAAACGTGTGGATTGAACTACTTGCTTCGAAATCACGCGTCGCACCGCTCAAAAGATTGACGTTACCGCGGCTCGAACTTTGTGCCGCGAAGGAAGCTGCGCTTCTACACTCGAAAGTGACTAAATCTCTGTCGATGGAAAAG GTAGCCAACACGACACCATGGGCCGATGCTTGGGCCGATgcatacagagtagtcatggccaaaacgaagggctcGTCAGCACCCTCAAAACGCTCCCTCGAAACGCTGCAGAAGATTGTGGAAACGccgttcccgcgccacgatacaaggccAAGGAACCCGTACCCTGGGGCCAAAAACGTCCAAAGCGAAGTCGCGATCGTCCTG AGACTCCCAAGCCCCTCGCATCAGTCGCGCTTGCAGATTCCGGCCATCACAGTCGTTCTGGTCCTGCAGTCGAATATGGTGACGGGGGCCTCCGACCTCTCTCTTCAGGCAAGTTTCCACTTAACTCTCAAGATTCATCCACTGACAAACTCTCATGTTATTGATATGTTCGGATAA